AACCCCACCGCGTAGAGAATTTCCAGCACCGTCAGCTTGCCCTGGCTGGGGTCCTTGAGCAGGTGCTTGGCCTTGTTGATGCGGTACTCATTCACGAAGTCGAAGAAGTGCTGGTCCAGGTGGTGGTTGATAAGCACCGACAACTCCCGCGCGGGCAGCTGCAGCTGCCGGGCCAAATCCTGCACGGTCAGGTCGGGGTTGAGGTAGGGCTCGGCCTGCACCATGTGGGCCCGCAGCCGATGGATCAGGGCCTGCCGGGCTTGGTCGGCGGCCGGCTCGGACATGGCAGCCGGGGCCGCTGCCACCTGTGCCTGGGCGATGAGTTGCTCCACTGGTGGCAGGCTTGAGTCGATGCTGCGAAACAGGGTGGGGTTGTAGAGGGCCTTGAGTACAAACCACGACAGAATGCAGGTTGCATTGAGTCCGACCAGCAGCTCCAGGCCGTTAAAAAGCTGGCTGTAAGGCGTGAAGCCCAGCAGATCCTTGACCACGATAATGCTATGCAGCACAGTATCGACGACGGTAAGCTGAAACAGCCAGCGGTAGGTGATAATCGAGGTATCAGCGTAATTCTCTTCGTAGGTGCGGCGGTACTTGCGCAGGGTCAGGAACGTGG
Above is a genomic segment from Hymenobacter cellulosivorans containing:
- a CDS encoding helix-turn-helix domain-containing protein, whose product is MDIRSLLPLVSLLAVFISCILAVFLLTVRTRSWLSNALLAGFILLNALDISSWFVNRFLVDYPTLLLLKISLNTLINPLFYFYALALCYSDFRLRAKHLWHLLPFAVLTLVLMPRFYLVDAAAKQAFLAHYGGTPEATFSFVLGHLQFVFYITATFLTLRKYRRTYEENYADTSIITYRWLFQLTVVDTVLHSIIVVKDLLGFTPYSQLFNGLELLVGLNATCILSWFVLKALYNPTLFRSIDSSLPPVEQLIAQAQVAAAPAAMSEPAADQARQALIHRLRAHMVQAEPYLNPDLTVQDLARQLQLPARELSVLINHHLDQHFFDFVNEYRINKAKHLLKDPSQGKLTVLEILYAVGFNSKSSFNTSFKKQTGLTPTQYRST